The sequence below is a genomic window from Brevibacillus laterosporus.
CTGTTATTTATTGTTGTAGGTGTATTTTATGTAAAACCAGAAAATTGGAGCCCATTCATGCCGTATGGCGTTGACGGAATTTTTGCTGGTGCAGCTGCCGTATTCTTCGCATTCTTAGGCTTTGATGCAGTATCAACATCTGCAGAAGATTGTAAAAACCCGCAAAAGGCGTTGCCAGTAGGAATTATTTCATCACTTGTTGTATGTACGATTCTTTATGTAATCGTTTGCCTTATCATGACAGGTATCACCTCGTACAAGAATCTAGATGTACCGGAAGCAATGGCTTACGTATTGGAACTTGTAGGTCAGGATAGCGTAGCGGGAATCGTTGCTGTAGGGGCGGTTATCGGCATTATGGCGGTAATCTTTGCTTACGTTTATGCGGGAACCCGTGTTATCTTTGCGATGAGTCGCGATGGTTTACTTCCAAAACGATTCTCACGTGTTGATAAAAGATCGGAAACACCGGTATTCTCTACATGGCTGACAGGTCTTATCAGCGGGGGAATTGCTGGATTTGTAGAAATTAAAGAATTATCGAATTTAGCAAATATTGGTGCATTACTAACTTTTGCTATGGTAGCGCTATCCGTTATCGTGCTTCGCAAAACTCATCCGAATTTGGAGCGTGGCTTCAAGGTACCTTTGGTGCCGTTGCTACCGATCTTAACGATGGTTTTCTGTGCTTTCCTTATGTTTAACCTTCCAGCAGCAACCTGGATGTACTTTGCAATCTGGATTGTAATCGGAACGGTTGTGTATTTCGGTTACTCCAAGAAACATAGCTTATTGGAGAGTATGGGAGCTTCTGGTGGATCTAAGAAGAGATCCTAGTTGGAAGCAGGATATGCTGCTATGATTTGATATAAGTGATAGAGTCACCAGTTGAAATAGCTGGTGACTTATTTTATTTATATACTTCGAAACTATCAAACAACTTAGGCGAATGTGAATTCATAGATTTTTTGTAAGCGCTTTCATTTCCGCTTTGTGCATGTTACAATCAATGCGTGGATAAAGCTTCTACCTTGTACCAATCATCTCAATCATCAGAACAGTTTGAATTACTTATGCTTAACTACTGAGGAGGACGAAACATGCGCA
It includes:
- a CDS encoding amino acid permease, coding for MSKLLRKKSVTDLLQQGQKKSLNKTLTSFDLSLMGIGAVLGTGVMVLTGIVAARDAGPAVILSFMIAALVCGFAAFCYSEFASTIPVSGSAYTYTYATLGEFVAHLMGWTLLSVYFLTTSAVAVGWSAYFNTLLTGFGWGLPEQLVSTPMQGGIINLPAVIIVLLITLVLSRGTKESKKFNNFMVLVKLVVILLFIVVGVFYVKPENWSPFMPYGVDGIFAGAAAVFFAFLGFDAVSTSAEDCKNPQKALPVGIISSLVVCTILYVIVCLIMTGITSYKNLDVPEAMAYVLELVGQDSVAGIVAVGAVIGIMAVIFAYVYAGTRVIFAMSRDGLLPKRFSRVDKRSETPVFSTWLTGLISGGIAGFVEIKELSNLANIGALLTFAMVALSVIVLRKTHPNLERGFKVPLVPLLPILTMVFCAFLMFNLPAATWMYFAIWIVIGTVVYFGYSKKHSLLESMGASGGSKKRS